In Anaerolineales bacterium, the following proteins share a genomic window:
- a CDS encoding FHA domain-containing protein, with the protein MIDYGKFILSKSDEPSQEFLLGKALVTLGRSTTNDIVLLDSRVSRNHAQVRCSDGEILVTDLNSANGIRVNDQKVSEARIKPGDKISISGCVLEYHAPEPENREEATVINTEHELEQTLLQMTVPISLNDTSLPRLAIHAPDRTWELPLVDDSVTIGRASGNQLTLDYPKISREHARVERKGNSFLVRDLKSTNGTFVAGGRIEEYPLKNGDAFQIGPVHIVFKDRFAQEEMTVADGLDLRGSSKLSPVIFVPGTMGSELWLGSEQVWPNVNFLLKHPEIFRYTEDTQLVPKGILNEMVVVPNLISIDQYNLLGDYLVEELGYERGNNFIEFAYDWRQDVRRSARKLAEFIEGWKATAPITIIAHSLGTLVSRYYVEKLGGKSKVGRLMLMGGPHQGVPKITANLLTGVDLLPFGLMGKKLTEIIESFPTCYQILPLYSCGVDQDGKPINFFEDDGWVKPAYRPLHRLAREFRSELGMASSVPTLSIFGYGLKTASQLRIQRGMDGVYKKVLIDTATNGDSSVPESSAILPGTEIHPVQQYHGTLFNDKDVKMRLRLELLSHD; encoded by the coding sequence ATGATAGATTACGGAAAATTCATCTTGAGCAAGTCCGATGAGCCGAGCCAGGAATTTCTTCTCGGCAAAGCCCTCGTCACGCTGGGACGCTCCACCACTAACGATATTGTCCTGTTGGATTCGCGGGTCTCACGGAACCATGCGCAAGTGCGATGCTCGGACGGCGAAATCCTCGTCACCGATTTGAACTCCGCCAACGGCATTCGGGTGAACGATCAAAAAGTCAGCGAGGCGCGTATCAAACCGGGCGACAAGATTTCCATCAGCGGGTGCGTTCTGGAATATCACGCGCCGGAGCCGGAGAATCGCGAAGAAGCGACGGTGATCAATACGGAGCATGAACTCGAACAGACCCTGCTTCAGATGACGGTGCCAATTTCGCTAAACGATACTTCCCTGCCGCGGCTGGCGATCCACGCGCCGGATCGGACGTGGGAACTTCCGCTGGTGGACGATTCCGTAACCATCGGACGCGCTAGCGGAAATCAACTGACGCTCGATTACCCAAAAATTTCAAGGGAGCACGCCCGCGTCGAGCGGAAGGGGAACAGCTTCCTAGTGCGGGATCTTAAAAGCACGAACGGAACATTCGTCGCAGGGGGGCGAATCGAGGAGTATCCGCTGAAAAATGGCGACGCGTTTCAAATCGGTCCGGTTCACATCGTCTTTAAAGACAGATTCGCACAGGAGGAGATGACTGTCGCGGACGGACTCGATCTGCGCGGCTCATCGAAACTGAGCCCGGTGATCTTTGTGCCGGGAACGATGGGGTCGGAGTTGTGGCTGGGGAGCGAACAGGTTTGGCCCAATGTCAATTTTCTGTTGAAACATCCCGAAATTTTCCGATATACGGAGGATACGCAACTGGTCCCGAAGGGAATCCTCAACGAAATGGTCGTGGTGCCGAATTTGATTTCGATTGACCAATACAATTTGCTCGGCGATTATCTGGTTGAGGAATTGGGTTACGAACGGGGAAACAATTTCATCGAGTTTGCTTACGATTGGCGTCAGGACGTTCGTCGTTCGGCGCGCAAACTTGCGGAGTTCATCGAGGGCTGGAAAGCGACCGCTCCCATCACGATCATCGCGCACAGCCTCGGCACGCTGGTCAGTCGTTACTACGTGGAAAAATTAGGAGGGAAGAGCAAGGTGGGACGTCTCATGCTCATGGGCGGACCTCACCAAGGCGTGCCAAAGATCACCGCCAACTTGTTGACCGGCGTTGATTTACTGCCCTTTGGCTTGATGGGAAAAAAACTGACGGAGATCATCGAGTCGTTTCCCACTTGTTATCAGATCTTGCCGCTGTATTCATGCGGAGTTGACCAGGATGGAAAGCCGATCAATTTTTTCGAGGATGATGGCTGGGTAAAACCTGCCTATCGCCCTCTTCACCGCCTCGCCCGCGAATTCCGCAGTGAACTTGGTATGGCATCCAGCGTTCCCACTTTGTCCATCTTCGGTTATGGATTGAAAACCGCTTCGCAACTTCGCATCCAACGCGGAATGGACGGCGTGTACAAGAAAGTGTTGATAGATACCGCGACGAACGGCGATAGCAGTGTTCCCGAATCCAGCGCCATCCTGCCCGGGACGGAAATCCATCCCGTCCAGCAATATCACGGGACGTTATTCAACGATAAAGATGTGAAGATGAGGCTGAGGCTGGAACTGTTAAGCCACGATTGA
- a CDS encoding DUF1501 domain-containing protein, which produces MINKSWMPRFAFAPHNVAPRGDTLVVIFLRGAADVLNMVVPHGEDAYYALRPSLGIPHPDESGAKKEERAIDLDGFFGFHPSMSALLDAWTSQQLAIIHACGAPDESRSHFKAMELMERGVDDERGPASGWIGRHLATLNTGNSSPLRAVGMGTRPQRSLSGSVPVSALRSIADFHLGGDQRALQQMRAALNVVYEDDVLGQDTLSIMDTLEQLDPATYQSPFATYPDTEFGLALKQTAMLIKAEVGLEVSAIDVGGWDTHFAQGSVTGLMPSLMKDLADGMAAFHADMQQHMKNLTVVTMSEFGRRASENGSLGTDHGHGSMMMVMGGNVDGGKVHGEWPGLQDGQMIGPGDLAVTTDYRDVLSEVLQKRLNNPATDQIFPNYTPIIRNLLR; this is translated from the coding sequence ATGATCAATAAATCCTGGATGCCGCGCTTTGCGTTTGCGCCTCACAACGTCGCGCCGCGCGGCGACACGCTCGTCGTCATCTTCCTGCGCGGCGCAGCGGACGTGCTCAACATGGTCGTGCCGCATGGCGAAGACGCGTACTACGCGTTGCGCCCGTCGTTGGGAATTCCACACCCCGATGAATCGGGAGCGAAGAAAGAAGAACGCGCCATTGACCTCGACGGCTTCTTCGGCTTTCATCCCTCCATGAGCGCCCTGCTCGACGCGTGGACTTCGCAACAACTCGCCATCATCCACGCCTGCGGCGCGCCCGATGAGTCGCGCAGTCACTTCAAAGCGATGGAACTCATGGAGCGCGGCGTGGACGATGAGCGTGGTCCCGCCTCAGGTTGGATCGGTCGTCATCTCGCCACGTTGAACACAGGCAACTCGTCGCCGCTTCGCGCGGTTGGGATGGGCACGCGCCCACAACGGAGTCTGAGCGGAAGCGTGCCTGTCTCCGCATTGCGTTCGATTGCCGATTTCCACCTCGGCGGCGACCAACGCGCCCTCCAACAAATGCGTGCCGCGTTGAACGTTGTCTATGAAGACGATGTGCTTGGACAAGACACATTATCCATCATGGACACTCTCGAGCAACTCGACCCCGCCACGTATCAATCTCCATTCGCCACGTATCCCGACACCGAATTTGGTCTCGCGCTCAAACAAACCGCCATGCTCATCAAAGCGGAAGTCGGACTCGAAGTCTCCGCCATTGACGTGGGCGGCTGGGATACGCACTTTGCGCAAGGCTCCGTCACTGGTTTGATGCCCAGCCTGATGAAAGATTTAGCCGACGGCATGGCGGCGTTTCATGCGGACATGCAACAGCACATGAAAAATCTCACCGTCGTCACCATGTCCGAGTTTGGTCGCCGCGCCTCCGAGAATGGAAGCCTCGGCACCGATCACGGTCACGGAAGCATGATGATGGTCATGGGCGGCAACGTGGACGGCGGCAAAGTCCACGGCGAGTGGCCTGGCTTGCAAGACGGTCAAATGATCGGACCAGGCGATCTCGCCGTCACCACCGATTATCGTGACGTGCTCTCCGAAGTTTTACAGAAACGCCTGAACAACCCCGCCACCGATCAAATCTTTCCCAATTACACGCCGATCATTCGCAACTTGTTGAGGTAG
- a CDS encoding zf-HC2 domain-containing protein, with protein MHLTDDQLNEYLDNETAERTQIETHLASCADCAARLTALQTLFAELDSLPEAELTRNLAARFASTGQLTPQLPRWLTLTATLQAALALIALLLAAPVFATRFPVIQMPSFTDLLLQLQSQWALFFDTITTYQLPTLPQLPPLEISTFVLSLTLAGASLLWLVGNGLLLRKQIHN; from the coding sequence ATGCACCTGACTGACGATCAACTCAACGAATATTTGGACAACGAAACCGCCGAGCGCACGCAGATCGAAACGCATCTCGCTTCTTGTGCGGATTGTGCGGCGCGTCTCACCGCGCTTCAAACTTTATTCGCCGAATTGGATTCCCTCCCCGAAGCGGAATTGACTCGCAACCTCGCCGCACGCTTCGCCTCGACGGGACAGCTGACTCCACAACTTCCGCGTTGGCTCACGCTGACAGCGACTCTGCAAGCCGCCCTCGCGTTGATCGCCCTCCTCCTCGCCGCGCCTGTCTTTGCGACTCGCTTCCCTGTAATCCAAATGCCGTCGTTCACCGACTTGCTTCTTCAGCTTCAATCGCAATGGGCGTTGTTCTTTGACACAATTACCACTTACCAATTACCAACCCTCCCTCAACTGCCTCCGCTGGAAATCTCCACTTTTGTTCTCTCGCTCACCCTCGCAGGCGCATCCCTGCTCTGGCTGGTAGGGAACGGGTTGCTGTTGAGGAAACAGATTCATAATTAA
- a CDS encoding serine/threonine-protein kinase → MPKDTIARYEIKSELGRGGMAVVYLANDPNFRRNVAIKLVSGNFQDDPTYRERFEREARLIARIEHPAIVPVYDYGEEGKRLYLVMRYMPGGSLADKIKAGILTLGYATQVISQIAPALDAVHSQGIVHRDLKPGNILFDGFGNPAISDFGIAHFTTATSDLTGSAVIGTPSYMSPEQVRADADLDGRSDVYALGAILFEMLTGRGPFHANTPMSVALKHLTDPLPSIRSLRPDLPMEIEPILNTALAKDREARYTTASELASALRSLPETSKSEGIHANVRVAAGRGDDAATEVDAGEPIPNFETRVEDYPANSSKDIQPKSASAPSLPSATQRNSPRIFQIAAVAGIVVVLFFLCGSLGVFGTWAGLSNLFSSESETTPTANAAVPQEQTLFSDDFSDATSGWPSGTTESSEYGYQSNGYRILAIGQGSAPWVSRNGMYDNLSLYVDAAPISSNSSGYYGLTCRIQNAQNFYYLVIANDGSYDIGKLRDGEIRSLLPAGTRHSDSINQGNQSNRIKADCMGNTLRLYANDVLLAEITDTDFNTGENGMTVSASGSSFEVIFDNFLITTNGQ, encoded by the coding sequence ATGCCCAAAGATACGATCGCAAGGTATGAAATCAAATCTGAACTTGGTCGCGGGGGAATGGCTGTGGTTTATCTTGCGAATGATCCAAATTTCCGCCGTAACGTGGCGATTAAACTGGTTTCGGGTAATTTTCAGGATGACCCAACCTACAGAGAACGCTTTGAGCGCGAAGCGCGCCTGATCGCTAGAATCGAACATCCCGCTATCGTGCCGGTCTACGATTACGGGGAAGAGGGCAAGCGCCTCTATCTTGTCATGCGCTACATGCCGGGCGGCTCGCTCGCCGACAAGATCAAAGCGGGGATATTGACGCTTGGGTACGCAACGCAAGTTATTTCACAGATCGCACCCGCGCTGGATGCCGTTCATTCGCAGGGAATTGTTCACCGCGACCTCAAACCGGGAAACATCCTTTTCGACGGCTTTGGCAACCCAGCCATTTCCGATTTTGGGATCGCCCACTTCACAACCGCCACATCCGATCTAACCGGCAGCGCTGTGATCGGCACACCATCCTACATGAGCCCCGAGCAAGTCCGCGCGGACGCGGACCTAGACGGACGAAGCGACGTGTACGCGCTCGGCGCGATCCTGTTCGAGATGCTCACTGGGCGAGGTCCCTTCCATGCAAACACACCGATGAGCGTTGCATTGAAACATCTCACCGACCCGCTCCCATCCATTCGGTCTTTGCGCCCCGATCTTCCTATGGAGATCGAACCCATCTTGAATACAGCATTGGCAAAAGATCGAGAAGCGAGATATACAACAGCATCTGAACTGGCTTCGGCGCTACGCTCGCTTCCAGAAACATCAAAGAGTGAGGGGATACATGCGAATGTCCGCGTGGCGGCGGGACGCGGCGATGATGCGGCTACAGAAGTGGATGCCGGGGAACCCATCCCCAACTTCGAAACTCGAGTGGAGGATTATCCAGCCAATTCGTCCAAAGATATTCAGCCAAAATCAGCCTCGGCGCCTTCTTTACCATCGGCAACACAAAGGAACTCCCCAAGAATTTTTCAGATCGCGGCAGTGGCGGGAATCGTTGTCGTTCTCTTCTTCCTATGCGGCTCGCTCGGCGTGTTTGGAACTTGGGCGGGGCTTTCAAATTTATTTTCGAGCGAGTCTGAGACAACTCCAACGGCAAACGCGGCAGTTCCTCAAGAACAAACTCTATTCTCGGACGATTTCAGTGATGCGACCAGCGGCTGGCCCTCCGGCACAACTGAGTCCAGCGAGTATGGGTATCAATCGAACGGTTACCGAATCCTCGCCATTGGACAAGGCTCAGCGCCCTGGGTTTCAAGAAACGGGATGTATGACAACCTAAGCCTCTATGTGGATGCCGCGCCAATTTCCAGCAATTCAAGCGGTTATTATGGTTTGACATGCCGCATCCAAAATGCTCAGAATTTCTATTATTTGGTCATCGCCAACGACGGCAGTTACGATATCGGAAAACTCAGGGACGGAGAGATTCGGTCGCTATTACCTGCTGGTACGCGACATAGCGATTCGATCAACCAAGGGAATCAGTCCAACCGCATCAAAGCGGATTGCATGGGGAATACTTTGCGTTTGTACGCGAACGATGTTCTGCTCGCCGAAATAACCGATACCGATTTCAATACCGGCGAAAACGGCATGACGGTCAGCGCATCGGGTTCGAGCTTCGAAGTTATCTTTGATAATTTTTTGATCACGACAAACGGTCAATAA
- a CDS encoding DUF1800 family protein, translated as MLSRRDFLKLSALVTASAALSSCAPIYRRIAGDLPAVPWTPLDANDFLALNRLTFGPRVEERARFAEIGLQAFIEEQLAFEAIDDFDCDILLRPFKTLSMDANEIEGVTNQLFDGYDRERPIRELRQATLLRQIYSKRQLYEVMVEFWSDHFNIFIEKEPLFYLKTVDDREVIRKHALGNFRDLVWASAHSPAMLVYLDNHVNEKSHPNENYARELMELHTLSVNGGYTQNDVMELARCLTGWTVKEHFWFGEFTFNKDLHDEGAKNVLGLAIQPNGQSEAEKVIERLVTHPSTAHFIATKLTRRFIADEPPQAIVEKAAQTFLDTNGDIKSVLRVILLDGLPLAQPKYKRPANFIASALRLTNAHTEGALEDYFIRMGQPYFGMPTPDGYPDVSAPWESNLMPRWQFAFELMRNEIGGTKNNLNHLLDIASTGILQDDVDSLTSLLLGAPLERFERDGLIASVHSADAAPEETLQILAAGILASPAFQWR; from the coding sequence ATGCTCTCCCGCCGCGACTTCCTCAAACTCTCCGCCCTCGTCACCGCCAGCGCCGCATTGTCCTCCTGTGCGCCGATCTACCGACGCATTGCAGGCGACCTCCCCGCCGTGCCGTGGACTCCGCTGGATGCAAACGACTTCCTCGCCTTGAACCGACTCACCTTCGGTCCACGCGTGGAAGAGCGCGCCCGCTTCGCCGAGATCGGATTGCAGGCTTTCATCGAGGAACAACTTGCGTTTGAAGCCATTGACGATTTCGATTGCGATATTTTGCTCCGACCGTTCAAAACCCTGAGTATGGACGCAAACGAGATCGAAGGCGTGACCAATCAACTCTTCGACGGCTACGACCGCGAGCGACCCATCCGAGAATTACGTCAAGCGACTTTGCTCAGGCAAATTTACAGCAAGCGGCAACTTTACGAAGTGATGGTCGAATTTTGGAGCGACCACTTCAACATCTTCATCGAAAAAGAACCGCTGTTCTATCTCAAAACCGTTGACGACCGTGAAGTGATTCGCAAACACGCCCTCGGAAATTTTCGTGATCTGGTCTGGGCGTCGGCGCATTCGCCCGCCATGTTGGTCTATCTCGACAACCACGTCAACGAGAAGAGTCATCCCAACGAAAATTATGCGCGTGAGCTGATGGAACTTCACACCCTCAGCGTGAACGGCGGCTACACTCAAAACGACGTGATGGAATTGGCGCGCTGTCTCACGGGTTGGACAGTCAAAGAACATTTTTGGTTTGGCGAATTCACTTTCAACAAAGACCTCCATGATGAAGGGGCGAAAAACGTTTTGGGCTTGGCGATCCAGCCGAATGGTCAGAGTGAAGCGGAGAAAGTCATCGAGCGACTCGTCACGCATCCATCCACCGCGCATTTCATCGCAACAAAATTAACTCGTCGCTTCATCGCCGACGAACCTCCGCAAGCCATCGTCGAAAAAGCCGCGCAAACATTTCTCGATACGAACGGCGACATCAAATCCGTTTTGCGAGTCATCCTGCTCGACGGCTTGCCGCTCGCCCAACCAAAATACAAACGCCCTGCAAATTTCATCGCCTCCGCGCTGCGCCTCACCAACGCGCACACCGAAGGCGCGCTCGAAGATTATTTCATCCGCATGGGTCAGCCGTATTTCGGAATGCCCACGCCCGACGGCTACCCCGACGTGAGCGCGCCGTGGGAAAGCAACTTGATGCCGCGCTGGCAATTTGCATTCGAGTTGATGCGCAACGAGATCGGCGGCACGAAAAATAATTTAAATCATTTATTGGATATCGCTTCGACGGGCATTTTACAAGACGATGTGGATTCGCTCACCTCTCTGCTTTTAGGCGCGCCTTTAGAACGCTTCGAACGCGACGGGCTAATTGCCTCAGTCCATTCAGCCGACGCGGCGCCTGAAGAGACTCTGCAAATCCTCGCCGCTGGCATCCTCGCCTCCCCCGCGTTTCAGTGGCGATGA
- a CDS encoding sigma-70 family RNA polymerase sigma factor, which produces MTAPTDRDLIVRAMRGDGDAFGELVTRYQTNVFNVCYRILHERGEAEDLAQETFLRAHQRLEQFDLEREFGPWVRRIAANLCLNHLESQKVTAPLDEDRDADESQRPERQVEVRERSEQIRGALASLPPQYRVVVELRHYQEMSYDEIAAELKIPLSDVKSHLFRARKLLAEKLHAPD; this is translated from the coding sequence ATGACCGCGCCCACCGACCGCGACCTCATCGTTCGTGCCATGCGCGGTGACGGCGACGCGTTCGGCGAACTCGTCACGCGTTACCAGACCAACGTGTTCAACGTCTGCTATCGCATCCTGCACGAACGCGGCGAAGCGGAGGATCTGGCGCAAGAGACGTTCCTGCGCGCGCATCAGCGCCTCGAACAGTTCGACCTCGAGCGCGAGTTCGGTCCGTGGGTGAGGCGGATTGCGGCGAATCTTTGCCTCAACCATCTCGAGTCGCAGAAGGTCACAGCACCGCTCGACGAAGATCGGGACGCCGACGAAAGCCAACGACCCGAAAGGCAGGTCGAGGTCCGAGAAAGAAGCGAGCAGATACGTGGCGCGCTCGCGTCCTTGCCGCCGCAGTATCGAGTCGTTGTAGAATTGCGGCATTACCAGGAGATGTCCTACGACGAAATCGCCGCCGAGCTGAAAATCCCATTGAGCGACGTGAAGAGCCATCTCTTCCGCGCCCGCAAACTTCTCGCGGAGAAACTCCATGCACCTGACTGA